GACGCTCTTGCGCGGCGGCTCGTACTTTCACAGCGCCGACTCATTTGCGATGATGCGCGCCGGACACCTCGATATTTCCGTGCTCGGTGCCTTTCAGGTCGCAGCAAACGGTGATCTGGCCAACTGGCACACAGGCAATGCCGACGATATTCCGGCGGTGGGCGGTGCGATGGATCTGGCCGTTGGCGCCAAGCAGACCTGGGTGATGATGGAGCATTTCACCCGAGATGGCCAGTGCAAACTGGTCGAACGCTGCAGTTATCCGCTGACCGGCCTTGCCTGTGTGACCCGTGTCTACACGGACCTCGCGGTCGTTGATGTCACCGCCAACGGCTTTGCGCTGGTCGAAACTGTTGATGGCCTGTCGCGTAGCGAGCTGGAAGCGCGCTCCGGCCTCTCATTTGTCGCCTGACTACTCACCACTTTTTGAACGAGCTGCTGCCATGACCCAAGCCTACATCGTCGATGCCCTGCGTACTCCCATTGGCCGCTATGGCGGCTCGCTATCTTCGGTGCGCACTGACGATCTTGGCGCGGTGCCATTGCGGGCGCTGATGGCGAAACACCCGAACCTTGATTGGGCCGCGATCGACGATGTGCTCTATGGCTGCGCCAACCAGGCCGGCGAGGACAACCGCAATGTGGCGCGCATGGCGCTGTTGCTCGCCGGGCTGCCGCAGGGCATACCGGGTGCCACCATCAACCGCCTGTGCGGCTCCGGCCTCGATGCGCTGGGCACTGCAGCCCGCGCGATCAAGGCGGGCGAGGCGGGCCTGATGATCGCTGGTGGCGTCGAGAGCATGAGCCGGGCGCCGTTCGTGATGCCGAAGGCGGAATCGGCGTTTTCCCGTAGCAATGCGGTGTATGACACCACCATCGGCTGGCGCTTCATCAACAAGCTGATGAAGGAAAAGTACGGTGTCGACTCGATGCCGGAAACCGCAGAAAACGTCGCCACCGACTACAAGATCGAGCGGGAAGCGCAGGATCGCATGGCGCTGGCGTCGCAGCAGAAGGCGGTGGCGGCGCAGAAAAGCGGCTTCTTCGACGGTGAAATCACGCCGGTGACGATCGTGCAGAAAAAGGGCGATCCGATCATCGTCAGCAAGGACGAGCACCCGCGCGACACGTCACTGGAAGCGCTGGCCAAACTGAAAGGCGTAGTGCGACCCGATGGCACGGTGACCGCCGGCAATGCCAGCGGCGTCAACGACGGTTCCTGCGCCATTCTGGTGGCATCGGAGGCAGCGCTGAAAACGCACAATCTCACCCCACGCGCGCGTGTGGTGGGCATGGCCACGGCAGGTGTGCCACCGCGCATCATGGGCATCGGCCCGGCACCCGCGACAAAGAAGGTGCTGGCGCAGACCGGGCTCAGCATCGGCCAAATGGACGTGATCGAGCTCAACGAGGCGTTCGCGGCGCAGGGGCTTGCCGTGTTGCGCGAGCTCGGCGTTGCCGACGACGATGCGCGCGTCAATCCGAACGGCGGCGCCATCGCGCTGGGGCACCCGCTCGGCGCGTCCGGCGCACGGCTGGCGACCACGGCGGTGAACCAGCTGCATCGCACGGGTGGCCGCTACGCGCTGTGCACCATGTGCATTGGTGTGGGGCAGGGCATTGCGGTCATTCTGGAGCGCGTCTGAGGCTGTGGCCCTTGTGCCCTGATTGCCCATCGAGGCAGTCAACTCGTCAGTACCACGGCGCCTGACAGCTAACTGACCACTGAATGGGTGACACTGCGAAGGTTGCCACGCGCCTTGGCGCGTGCTTTTTCGCATGTCAGATACCAAGTTGTTTCAGGAGGAACTTGATGAATCGCTTTGCCCGACTGTTTTCCCGCACCGCGCTGGCTGTTGCATTCGCCACAGCTGCAGTGGCCGGGCACGCCCAGGACGCAGCCAGCTATCCGAACAAACCGGTCAAGATCATCGTGCCGTTTGCACCCGGTGGAGGATCGGACTTCATGGGGCGTCTGCTGGCCAAGCAGCTGACTGAAAAACTCGGCCAGCCGTTCATCGTTGAGAACAAACCCGGCGCTGGCGGCAACCTCGGTGCCGAGATCGCCGTGAAGTCGCCGGCTGACGGCTACACGCTGATGCTCACCGCCGCCAGCTACACGGTCAATCCGTTTGTCTACAAGGTGCCGTTCGACTCGCTGAAGGACATCACGCCGATCGCGCAGTTGGCGCGCGGGCCGTTCATCATCGCCGTCACGCCGTCGCTGCCCGCAAAGACGCTCAAGGAGCTGGTTGATCTGGCGAAAAAGCAGCCGGGCAAGCTCTCATACGCATCGGCCGGCAGCGGCAGCATCACCCATGTGGCGAGCGAATATTTCATGGACCAGGCCGGCATTGACGTCGTCCATGTTCCGTACAAAGGCACCTCGCCCGCACTGACTGACACCATCGCTGGCAACACGCAGATCGTGTTCGGCACCGTGGCGTCCACCATTCCGCACGTCAAGGGCGGCAAGCTGCGCGCACTCGCGGTCAGCACGCCGAAGCGACTGCCAGCCCTGCCCGATGTGCCGACCGCGATGGAGCTTGGCTACAAGGACTATCAAGTCGTCAACTGGCACGGTCTGATCGGCCCCAAAGGCATGCCGGCCGACATCGTTGCCAAACTCAACAAAGCGGTCAACGAGACGATGGGCGCCAAGTCGATGGAGTCCAATCTTGAGAGCGACGGCCTGACAGCGTCGCCGGGAACGGCGGCAGACTTTGGCGCGCAGCTCGCGTCTGAAAGTGCTCGCTGGGGCGCCATCGTCAAGAAGCGCAACATCAAGGCGGAATAGCGATCAGCTTTTTCGCGAAAGCCCCATTCGAATTGGGCTGGATGGTCGATTCAGCCCAGAGTCGGTTTGTGGCGAAAATGTCTGGTGAGCCCGGTGCTGTTGCCGGTTTCAACAGAAAGCTGACCTGACCGACGTCTGGTTTGCCTGTCTACGACGACATCCTTGCCAGCACGTCGGCCCGGGTCGGCGCGCCAATCCGGCCGCCGAACACCTCGCACTTGAGGCTTGCCGCAACGCAGGAAAAGCGTGCCGCATCGGCCGCGCTCTGGCCCTCGGCAAGCGCCAGCGCATAGGCACCGTGGAACACATCGCCGGCGCCCAGCGTGTCAATGGCGTTGACCTTGACGCCCGCAGCGTGCCCCACCTTGCCGTCCTGCAGCCAGTAGAAGCCTTCCGCGCCTCGCGTCACGCCGACGAAGGCGTGCGGCAGGGCCGCCTGGGCGCGCACCAACTGTCCACCCGCGTCGCCGGTGCCAACGTGGGCGTCGAGCCCGGTTTCGCTGTACAGCACATGCGTCGCCCGTTGCGCCAGATCCTCGAGCACGCCGGGCGCGCCGACCTCGGCATCGAGAATCGCCGGGATGCCAGCCGCGCGCGCGGCGTCGAGCACCGCCGCTGCGCCCTCGGGCCAGCGCACTTCGGTCAGCACGGTGGCGAACTCGCCGGCGCGGATGCGCTCCAGCGGCAGCCATGAAGCCTCAGTCGGCATGGCCGGGTCGTGACGCGGAATCACGATGCGTTCGCCATCGCCGTCCACCACCACGGTGCAGAACGAGCCCTTGACGCCTGTGACCAGCCGCACGCCAGAGCAATCGAGCCCGGCTTCGGTGAGCGATTTGATCGCGGCGTGACCATTGGCGTCATCGCCGACCCGCGCCCAGAACGCTGCCTTGCCACCCAGTCTGACCACGGCGCAGGCAGCGGTGGCGCTCATGCCATCACCAATCTGGATGGCGATGTCCGGGATGATCTTGGCCGAGCCACGCGGCAGATGCGCCACGCGGAAGATGGTGGTCCACGCGCAGGCGCCGACGCAGAGAATGGGTTTGCTGGCAGTCACGTTGTTGAATCGAAAGGATGTTGCAAATTGCCGTGCGGACGACGCGTTTTGTCCGCCGAGCTTAACGGCCTGACGATGTTATGCACGAACGCTGTCGTACGCCGCGCGTGTCGCGAGATGGCCTTGACTCGTCATTGATTTCTCCAACGGCGTTCATGGTTCGACAGGCTCACCACGAACGGAGAATTGAAGGCCATCCGTGCGGTATCAAATGTCGCTGCGCGCAGCTGCCCGCAGCGTGGCGCCGCGATGCGCTGGCGGCAGCCCGGTCGCGAACACGGCGCTGCCGGCGAACAGCAGGGCGGAGATCCCCAGCGGCGCCACGACCGCGCCAAACGCGACCGGCACCACCACCGAGACACTGTTGCTCAATACCGAGCGCAGGCCCACTGCCTCGCCGCCGCGTCCGGCCGGCGATGCTGCGTGCAGCAGTGACAGCAGATTGGGCTGGCTCATGCCGACTGCAGCGCCGAAGATCAGGCCAAGCGTCATCAGCATCGGGGCCACCGCCGCCCACGGCAGCGCAATGAACACGCACACGATGACCGCCAGCGACACGCGCAGAATCTGCCACTCGTTGGCCCGCTGCGAGAGCCAGGGCATGGCAGCGCGTGCCGCAAAAGTCCCCACCGCAAACAGCGAGAACACGGTGCCAATGACCGATGCCGAGTAGCCCAGACGCACACCGAGCACCGGCAGCATCACGATGAACAGATCCCACGACGACGCGGTGATCATGTTCACCCAATAGATGCGGCGCATCTCAGGGATCGCCAGCAAGTCCAGCACACGCGGCTTCTGCTGCACCTCCCTGACGTCGTCTTCCTCATTGCTCGCGACTTCGGCTTCGGGGTCGGCGTGCGGTCCCGGCAGGCCTTTGGTGCGGGTGTAGACCAGCCACGCCGCAGCACAGGCAAACACGGCGAGGGCCGCGAAGGCAGCGCGAAAGCTTAGTGCGTCGATCAGGACGCCAGCGATGAATGGGCCCAATGTGCTCGACGCCGAATGCCCGAGAGCGAACCAGCCGAAATTGGCGAGCCGCTCCGACGGTGACGCGTTCTCAACCAGATGACCGACGGTGTGTTGCGCAGCAACCGACAGCACATTGAAACCGAAGCCGATTGTGACTGCCATGACCAGCAGCGTCGGCAAGGTCAGATACACGACCGGGAGCCACGCCCCGAACAGCACCAGCGAAATGCCCAGCCGCATCACGCGCGGCGCGCCCACGCGGTCTACCCAGCGCCCGATCGCCAGCGACGTCAGCACCGGGATCGCCGAGAACAGCGCCATGAACACGCCCACCAGATATTCCGGGTTGCCGGTCTTCAGCACGTAGAGCGAGCCGGAAACGCGTCCACCCGACAGCGCCATGTGGCCAGTCAGGTTGATCAGGATGAGCGGGAGCAGAAACGGCGGAAACCGCGACGTGAGTGAAGCAAGCACTACGGCATTGTAGGCGTGTGGCTTGCGGTAGTTGAGCGTCGGTTTCTGTAGGAGCGGCACCGCCGCGACCTTGGCCTTTGCACCGCGAAGTGGGTCGCGGCATAGCCGCTCCTACAATACTGGTTACAAATTCAGTGTTCCGCCACCTTGTCCACTACCGCTCTCGACATCCTCAAGACCACCTTCGGCTATCCGTCGTTCCGCGGACCACAGGCAGACATCATCGATCACGTTGGCGGTGGCGGAGATGCGCTGGTGCTGATGCCGACCGGCGGCGGCAAATCACTCTGTTATCAAATCCCGGCACTGTTGCGTGACGGCGTGGCCATCGTCGTCTCGCCGCTGATCGCGCTGATGCAGGATCAGGTAGATGCGCTGCGCGAGCTGGGCATCACAGCATCATTTCTGAATTCGTCGCTGAGCGGCGAAGAGGCGAATCGCGTCGAGCGCCAGATGCTCGCCGGCGACATCAAGCTGCTGTACGTGGCGCCGGAGCGCCTGATCACCTCGCGCTTCCTCGATCTGCTTGATCGCCTGCGCGACGATGGCAAGCTCTCGCTGTTCGCCATCGATGAAGCACATTGCGTGTCGCAGTGGGGGCATGATTTCCGCTCCGACTACCTCGAACTGGCGGTGCTTGCTGCACGCTATCCGGGTGTGCCGCGCATTGCGCTCACCGCGACAGCCGATGCGCTGACCCGTGTCGAAATCCGCGCCCGGCTCAAGCTTGATGACGCTCGCGAGTTTGTCTCCAGCTTCGACCGACCGAACATTCGCTACCTGATCACGGAGCGCGTTGACGAACGCGCCCAGTTGCGCGCCTTCCTGCGCGAACACGCAGGCGAATCGGGCATCGTCTATTGCCTGTCGCGCAAGAAGGTCGACGCGACGGCCGACTGGCTCAATGCCGAGATGACCAAGGCACTGCCGTATCACGCAGGCATGGACCAGGACGTGCGCCGGCGCAACCAGTCGCGCTTCCTGCGCGAGGAGGGCATCGTGATGGTGGCAACCATCGCGTTTGGCATGGGCATCGACAAACCCGATGTGCGCTTCGTGGCGCATCTCGATTTGCCCAAGAGCGTCGAGGGCTACTACCAGGAGACCGGGCGCGCAGGCCGCGACGGCGACGAGTCCGAGGCGCTGATGATCTACGGTCTCGCCGACGTCGTGCAACAGCGGCGCTTCATCGAGCAGAGCGAAGCAAGCGAGGAATTCAAGCGCGCGGGCCGCGCCAAGCTGGACGCGCTGCTGGGGCTTTGCGAGACAACGGCCTGCCGCCGAGGCCGCCTATTGGCTTACTTCGGCGAGACGCAACCTGAGGGGCACGCCTGCGGCAACTGCGACACCTGTCTTAACCCGCCACAAACCTGGGACGCCACCGAACTGGTGCGCATGGCGCTATCGGCCATCTATCGCACCGGCCAGCGCTACGGTGCCACTTACGTTATCGAAGTGCTCATGGGCAAGACCACGACCCAGATGCGCGACCGTGGTCACGACACCTCGCCAGTGCACGGCATCGGCAAGGAGCACGACGAAGCGACGTGGCGCAATGTGTTCCGGCAGATCGTGACGCACGGCTGGGCTGAGATCGACGTCGAGGCGTATGGCGCGCTGCATCTGACGCCTGCCGCGCGCCCTGTGCTGCGCGGCGAAGTGCCAGCGATGCTGCGCCAACAACTGGCAGTTGCGGCGAGCAAGACCAAGAGCAAACGCGGCAGCAAGGCGAAGATCGGCAAGGACGGCAAGGTGGAAGCAGACCTCACCACTGACGACGAAGCCCTCTACGAAAAGCTCAAGGCCTGGCGCCTCGACACCGCCAGAGAAGAAAACGTCCCGGCGTTTGTCATCCTGCACGATAGCGTGCTGCGCGAGATAGCGCGGTCACGGCCGCGAGACAAGGTTGCGCTATCCGCAATCAGCGGGATTGGCGAGAGCAAGTTGGCGCGGTTTGGCGAGGCGTTGGTGGGGATCGTCGCGGGGTAGGGCGGAACGCTTGCGGTTCCGCGGGATGCGTTGGTGTTTCGTGTAGTGGTTGAAGTGCCTGCGGCGAGGATATGAGGTGAAACCTCTCAGGTTTCGCCCATCGAGCTATCAGGTCGCTTGTGTCATGCTCACCACTGATCTCTTCGTTAAGTTGGCTAGCTTTCGATTTCGCTTTTGCAACCCAATTCTTACGTCATCCCATTCAAGTCCCAGAGGTACGGACTTTATTAGGCGTTGATCATCATCTAACTCGATCGCCGACAGGGTAGCAAGACTCTTGTCGTAAAGCTGCGCATACCTTGCATGCAGGGATTCGACATAATCTCTTGCTCCTACGACTTCCGCCTGGATGGTCCCTCTAGCGAAGCAATGTATCTCGCTGATCGCCTCTACGTATTGCCGTAACGCGTGAGGTATTTCAACCTCTAATGGCATTTCAGCCAAGATGTTTGCCTTAAACCTTCCGTCTTCACGCAATTTCTCGCGGGTTGCTACCAAGCGAATGGAAAACTCCATGTAACGATGGTCTGGGCCGTCCTGCCACCGTGACT
This is a stretch of genomic DNA from Casimicrobium huifangae. It encodes these proteins:
- the recQ gene encoding DNA helicase RecQ, which codes for MSTTALDILKTTFGYPSFRGPQADIIDHVGGGGDALVLMPTGGGKSLCYQIPALLRDGVAIVVSPLIALMQDQVDALRELGITASFLNSSLSGEEANRVERQMLAGDIKLLYVAPERLITSRFLDLLDRLRDDGKLSLFAIDEAHCVSQWGHDFRSDYLELAVLAARYPGVPRIALTATADALTRVEIRARLKLDDAREFVSSFDRPNIRYLITERVDERAQLRAFLREHAGESGIVYCLSRKKVDATADWLNAEMTKALPYHAGMDQDVRRRNQSRFLREEGIVMVATIAFGMGIDKPDVRFVAHLDLPKSVEGYYQETGRAGRDGDESEALMIYGLADVVQQRRFIEQSEASEEFKRAGRAKLDALLGLCETTACRRGRLLAYFGETQPEGHACGNCDTCLNPPQTWDATELVRMALSAIYRTGQRYGATYVIEVLMGKTTTQMRDRGHDTSPVHGIGKEHDEATWRNVFRQIVTHGWAEIDVEAYGALHLTPAARPVLRGEVPAMLRQQLAVAASKTKSKRGSKAKIGKDGKVEADLTTDDEALYEKLKAWRLDTAREENVPAFVILHDSVLREIARSRPRDKVALSAISGIGESKLARFGEALVGIVAG
- the pcaF gene encoding 3-oxoadipyl-CoA thiolase, producing the protein MTQAYIVDALRTPIGRYGGSLSSVRTDDLGAVPLRALMAKHPNLDWAAIDDVLYGCANQAGEDNRNVARMALLLAGLPQGIPGATINRLCGSGLDALGTAARAIKAGEAGLMIAGGVESMSRAPFVMPKAESAFSRSNAVYDTTIGWRFINKLMKEKYGVDSMPETAENVATDYKIEREAQDRMALASQQKAVAAQKSGFFDGEITPVTIVQKKGDPIIVSKDEHPRDTSLEALAKLKGVVRPDGTVTAGNASGVNDGSCAILVASEAALKTHNLTPRARVVGMATAGVPPRIMGIGPAPATKKVLAQTGLSIGQMDVIELNEAFAAQGLAVLRELGVADDDARVNPNGGAIALGHPLGASGARLATTAVNQLHRTGGRYALCTMCIGVGQGIAVILERV
- a CDS encoding 3-oxoacid CoA-transferase subunit B: MSYQRLSRDQLAARIARDMPDGAYVNLGIGMPTLVANHLPLDREIILQSENGLLGMGPAPVPNEVDFDLINAGKQPVTLLRGGSYFHSADSFAMMRAGHLDISVLGAFQVAANGDLANWHTGNADDIPAVGGAMDLAVGAKQTWVMMEHFTRDGQCKLVERCSYPLTGLACVTRVYTDLAVVDVTANGFALVETVDGLSRSELEARSGLSFVA
- a CDS encoding Bug family tripartite tricarboxylate transporter substrate binding protein produces the protein MNRFARLFSRTALAVAFATAAVAGHAQDAASYPNKPVKIIVPFAPGGGSDFMGRLLAKQLTEKLGQPFIVENKPGAGGNLGAEIAVKSPADGYTLMLTAASYTVNPFVYKVPFDSLKDITPIAQLARGPFIIAVTPSLPAKTLKELVDLAKKQPGKLSYASAGSGSITHVASEYFMDQAGIDVVHVPYKGTSPALTDTIAGNTQIVFGTVASTIPHVKGGKLRALAVSTPKRLPALPDVPTAMELGYKDYQVVNWHGLIGPKGMPADIVAKLNKAVNETMGAKSMESNLESDGLTASPGTAADFGAQLASESARWGAIVKKRNIKAE
- a CDS encoding MFS transporter → MLASLTSRFPPFLLPLILINLTGHMALSGGRVSGSLYVLKTGNPEYLVGVFMALFSAIPVLTSLAIGRWVDRVGAPRVMRLGISLVLFGAWLPVVYLTLPTLLVMAVTIGFGFNVLSVAAQHTVGHLVENASPSERLANFGWFALGHSASSTLGPFIAGVLIDALSFRAAFAALAVFACAAAWLVYTRTKGLPGPHADPEAEVASNEEDDVREVQQKPRVLDLLAIPEMRRIYWVNMITASSWDLFIVMLPVLGVRLGYSASVIGTVFSLFAVGTFAARAAMPWLSQRANEWQILRVSLAVIVCVFIALPWAAVAPMLMTLGLIFGAAVGMSQPNLLSLLHAASPAGRGGEAVGLRSVLSNSVSVVVPVAFGAVVAPLGISALLFAGSAVFATGLPPAHRGATLRAAARSDI
- a CDS encoding PfkB family carbohydrate kinase, encoding MTASKPILCVGACAWTTIFRVAHLPRGSAKIIPDIAIQIGDGMSATAACAVVRLGGKAAFWARVGDDANGHAAIKSLTEAGLDCSGVRLVTGVKGSFCTVVVDGDGERIVIPRHDPAMPTEASWLPLERIRAGEFATVLTEVRWPEGAAAVLDAARAAGIPAILDAEVGAPGVLEDLAQRATHVLYSETGLDAHVGTGDAGGQLVRAQAALPHAFVGVTRGAEGFYWLQDGKVGHAAGVKVNAIDTLGAGDVFHGAYALALAEGQSAADAARFSCVAASLKCEVFGGRIGAPTRADVLARMSS